A single region of the Salvia splendens isolate huo1 chromosome 18, SspV2, whole genome shotgun sequence genome encodes:
- the LOC121777553 gene encoding putative disease resistance protein RGA4, producing the protein MEGVSSAAIEVLVQNLINLFKDEYSLLRGLDEDAQQLQRTLGMIQAYLNDAEKKSITQDVVKKWLRELEAVAFDADNVLDKLSYHLLHKKVQKMKSSKDKVLSCFSSFNGILHRRNMAHTIKQINATFESMNKRATNLGLQSMIVNASAAAVAHTSIETDSFSLDPIFIGRDDDLPKVVDMLTQTHPMEEKRVFSIVALVGMGGMGKTTLTRKVFNHERVKARFGSLIWVHVSQTFDAISLFNKILYKVTKKASDGVENRDDILEKLQEALKGKTYLLVLDDVWNDDVSKWEDFINSVLGVTSTNGNGIIVTTRSAKVASIVNPFHIHHLNGLSDEDCWSIIKAKHFDKNGEVPSGFEMIGRKIAKRCKGLPLAANVVGGVLRGKSEEEWHFINENWLSDDEGGENISKILKLSYDHLSSPSLKKCFTFCSVFPKGLEIVKEELIELWMAEGFLQPTRRDDMESVGNMFFNVLLQNSLLQVAEKDDSESVSKCVMHDLVHDLAFSVLSNNADDSTPARYMFLKKESSPIPKNVANHLRTLFLEGGTSCTKFSSFECLHNLTLSGEYKELPNSIRELVHLRNLNIYDTEIVNLPKWVGKLHHLQTLRARWSLENLPSTLKYMFNLRHLYIGSNTKLPAEIGRLTSLQTLPYFTVGKEKGYQIEELGNLKNLKGKLVIRNLEEVRDKEESLKANIFQKPNLLDLEFAWVYDREDERNDESVLEGLQPHAYLKKLEISGFKGKRLPTWAEKMEVRDGPQGSWVPQDNLIELTLYRCSEIEEIPKLELLSNLKSLSLEGLKKVRYINTSFNHLTSLRLEELKALDCLPEWIFYNNQKLSYLYISKCPLLRELPDGVDTLNSLVVLEIRNCENLKSIGNPSGGARQSQGIFRWLNIVDCGELMELPCQMLESWAPTIEDLRLVGLRRLKNLPMLIDSLAKSSTCLTYLIIIGVPKLMAASSGSVESWDLSSLSTLSIDVSVEWSREDSVSIAETVDGMLQRCCNTLSGLKLKGVENWEWLPQSIQNLTALYWLTLENIGVEELAQWLGNLSSLTELFLRNCNKLKRLPSMDALKELDVNDCPELRIDSEWRNHHRHLEIRVDGQPV; encoded by the coding sequence ATGGAAGGAGTGTCTTCAGCAGCCATTGAAGTTCTTGTCCAAAACCTGATCAACCTTTTCAAGGATGAGTACTCTCTGCTTCGAGGTCTCGATGAAGATGCACAGCAGCTGCAGAGGACTTTGGGGATGATTCAAGCCTACTTGAATGATGCTGAGAAGAAATCCATCACACAAGATGTTGTCAAGAAATGGTTGAGGGAGCTTGAAGCCGTGGCTTTCGATGCTGACAATGTCTTGGATAAACTCAGCTATCATCTTCTCCACAAAAAAGTACAAAAGATGAAATCATCCAAGGATAAGGTACTATCATGCTTCTCATCCTTTAATGGCATTTTGCACCGGCGTAATATGGCTCACACAATCAAACAAATCAATGCTACTTTTGAGTCTATGAACAAAAGGGCAACAAATCTTGGCCTTCAAAGCATGATTGTGAATGCATCTGCTGCTGCTGTTGCTCATACTTCCATTGAGACGGATTCGTTCAGTCTTGATCCAATCTTTATTGGAAGAGATGACGATCTGCCTAAAGTAGTTGACATGCTCACTCAGACCCACCCAATGGAAGAGAAACGGGTTTTCTCCATTGTTGCTCTTGTGGGAATGGGGGGTATGGGGAAAACTACATTGACTAGAAAAGTCTTTAATCATGAGAGGGTAAAGGCTCGATTCGGATCACTAATTTGGGTTCATGTTTCTCAAACTTTTGATGCAATTAGTCTTTTCAACAAAATACTTTATAAGGTGACTAAAAAGGCTAGTGATGGAGTTGAGAACAGAGATGATATTCTGGAAAAGCTTCAAGAAGCTCTCAAGGGTAAAACTTATCTCCTTGTTCTTGATGATGTATGGAATGATGATGTTTCGAAATGGGAAGACTTTATAAACTCCGTACTGGGAGTTACTTCTACTAACGGAAATGGCATTATCGTCACCACTAGGAGTGCAAAAGTTGCTTCCATTGTTAACccatttcatattcatcatTTGAATGGCTTATCAGATGAAGATTGTTGGTCTATAATCAAAGCCAAACATTTTGATAAAAATGGTGAAGTTCCATCAGGATTCGAGATGATTGGAAGAAAGATTGCAAAAAGATGCAAAGGTTTGCCCCTAGCTGCCAATGTAGTCGGGGGAGTGCTTCGCGGTAAGTCCGAAGAAGAGTGGCACTTCATCAATGAAAATTGGCTTTCGGATGATGAAGGCGgtgaaaatatctcaaaaatattgaaattgagCTATGATCACCTATCCTCACCGTCGCTCAAGAAATGTTTCACGTTTTGTTCGGTTTTCCCCAAAGGTTTGGAAATCGTTAAGGAAGAGTTGATTGAACTATGGATGGCAGAAGGGTTTCTTCAACCTACCCGAAGAGATGACATGGAGTCTGTGGGTAACATGTTTTTTAATGTGCTTCTACAAAACTCTTTGTTACAAGTTGCAGAGAAAGACGATTCTGAAAGTGTTTCAAAGTGTGTGATGCATGATCTTGTGCATGATCTTGCATTTTCTGTCTTATCCAATAATGCAGATGACAGTACCCCTGCTCGATACATGTTTCTGAAAAAAGAATCAAGTCCTATACCAAAAAATGTGGCCAACCATTTGCGTACATTATTCTTGGAAGGTGGAACTTCTTGTACTAAGTTCTCAAGCTTTGAGTGTTTGCATAATCTGACTCTTTCTGGTGAGTATAAAGAGTTGCCCAATTCAATTAGGGAGTTGGTACATTTGAGAAATCTGAATATTTATGATACAGAAATTGTAAACTTGCCGAAATGGGTTGGTAAACTCCATCACTTGCAAACATTAAGAGCACGCTGGAGCTTAGAGAATCTGCCAAGTACGTTGAAGTATATGTTTAACCTAAGGCATCTTTATATTGGTTCTAATACAAAGTTGCCAGCTGAGATTGGGAGATTAACTAGTCTTCAAACACTACCTTACTTCACAGTAGGCAAAGAGAAGGGCTACCAAATTGAAGAGCTCGGAAATTTGAAGAATCTCAAAGGAAAACTAGTAATTCGTAATCTGGAGGAGGTGCGTGATAAGGAAGAGTCTCTGAAAGCAAATATATTTCAAAAACCAAACTTATTAGATTTGGAGTTTGCATGGGTTTATGATAGAGAAGATGAAAGAAATGATGAGAGTGTGTTGGAAGGTCTCCAACCTCATGCCTATCTGAAGAAGTTGGAGATTTCAGGATTCAAAGGCAAAAGACTTCCAACATGGGCTGAGAAGATGGAAGTACGTGATGGGCCACAAGGATCTTGGGTACCACAAGACAACTTGATTGAATTAACACTCTACAGGTGCTCAGAAATTGAGGAAATTCCAAAGCTGGAGCTCTTGTCTAATCTCAAGTCTCTTTCATTGGAAGGATTGAAGAAGGTGAGGTATATAAATACTTCATTCAATCATTTAACGTCACTCCGATTAGAAGAGTTAAAGGCATTGGATTGCCTGCCGGAATGGATATTCTATAACAATCAGAAACTCTCATATTTGTACATATCAAAATGTCCTTTGTTGAGGGAATTACCAGATGGTGTTGACACCCTCAATTCTCTGGTGGTGTTGGAAATTAGGAATTGTGAGAATCTGAAGTCGATTGGGAATCCAAGTGGTGGAGCAAGACAATCACAGGGGATCTTCCGTTGGCTGAACATTGTAGACTGCGGAGAGCTGATGGAATTGCCGTGTCAAATGCTAGAGTCGTGGGCCCCTACAATTGAGGATCTTAGATTGGTAGGATTAAGGAGGCTAAAGAATCTACCAATGCTAATTGACAGCCTCGCTAAATCATCTACTTGTCTCACATATTTGATAATCATAGGTGTTCCTAAATTGATGGCTGCTAGTAGTGGTAGTGTTGAGAGTTGGGATCTTAGCAGCTTGAGCACATTAAGCATAGATGTGAGTGTGGAATGGTCAAGAGAGGATAGTGTTAGCATTGCAGAGACTGTGGATGGGATGCTGCAAAGATGCTGCAACACACTTAGTGGCTTAAAGTTGAAGGGGGTGGAAAATTGGGAGTGGCTGCCCCAATCCATTCAAAATCTCACTGCTCTTTATTGGTTAACGTTGGAGAATATAGGAGTAGAAGAATTGGCCCAATGGTTGGGGAACCTCTCATCTCTAACAGAGTTATTTCTACGGAATTGCAACAAGTTGAAGCGTCTGCCCTCTATGGATGCATTGAAGGAACTCGATGTTAATGATTGCCCAGAACTACGTATTGATTCGGAGTGGCGCAACCACCATCGCCATCTGGAAATCAGGGTTGATGGCCAACCCGTTTAA
- the LOC121776974 gene encoding pentatricopeptide repeat-containing protein At3g22470, mitochondrial-like, whose amino-acid sequence MDKARNIFQLAVKSGIKPDITSYNSLMNGYCKMGRIDEVCRLFTMIHANGLECGVISYNIMVETLFRHGRCEEGLKLFKEMEALQVYPDTTTYGILLHGLFNAHRIDEALSMLYTMENKGCLPDVVIYTILISALCGEGRIGEAKNLMVQMVIKGCLPDSVTCNIYVQALLKRSKMDDVILVLKEMTANHTSLASEIYLLSEPLPHHAHSADYH is encoded by the coding sequence ATGGATAAGGCTAGAAACATTTTCCAACTAGCGGTGAAATCCGGCATCAAGCCTGATATTACAAGCTACAATAGTTTGATGAACGGGTACTGTAAAATGGGACGAATTGATGAAGTTTGTCGTCTTTTTACCATGATTCACGCCAATGGGTTAGAGTGCGGTGTGATTTCTTATAACATAATGGTGGAGACTTTATTTCGTCATGGTCGATGTGAAGAGGGCTTGAAGTTGTTCAAAGAGATGGAAGCTCTACAAGTTTATCCAGATACAACAACTTATGGAATCTTGTTACATGGTTTGTTCAATGCTCATCGTATTGATGAAGCATTATCCATGTTATATACCATGGAAAACAAAGGTTGCTTGCCTGATGTTGTGATATATACAATTCTTATTTCTGCCCTTTGTGGAGAAGGGCGGATAGGAGAGGCTAAAAATTTGATGGTGCAAATGGTGATCAAGGGGTGCTTGCCCGATAGTGTGACTTGCAATATTTATGTTCAAGCTCTTCTCAAAAGGAGCAAGATGGACGATGTGATTCTTGTCTTGAAAGAGATGACTGCAAATCATACAAGTTTGGCTTCTGAAATATATTTGCTTTCAGAGCCTCTTCCTCATCACGCACATTCTGCAGATTATCACTAG